DNA from Pseudanabaena sp. FACHB-2040:
TGGGGTCAAAGATATTACTCTTGCCGTATGAGCCTGCTGCTCCGTTATTGGTGCTCTGGTTACGGTAGATTCGGGCTGTGCCGCTACCGTTGACTTGGGTGGTGACACCGTTGAAGTCACTGAGGGATGACAGTACGCCTGCTGAGAAAGGGGCAGCGTTTGGCGCTGTGATGTTAATCAGCTCAATCCCGCTGGCTGGCATAGTTTATTCCTCGTCAGGCTCAACGGACACTTCAACAGGGACAACACGCAGCTCTTGCTGGATGGCCTCTTTCTGCTCGGGGGTAAGGTTAGACATTAAGAAGCCCAATAGTCTCTCGCGCACCAGCACAAACAGGGTGGGTGTCAGCGAGTTCTGCAGCTGAGCCATGTCAATCAGCAGCAGCTTAGTCAGTGAGTCGAGTAGGTCGTCCAGGCGGTTGTTGCCAAACTCGTCTAACCCAGAGACCGCTAGGGGACTGCCATCTTGGCCCTGAGCTTTGGCAACGAGCTGGTAGATGTCTTGGAGTGCGTCGGTCAGTATGTGGCCGTAGGACTTGAGCCTTTGATCCTCGATCTCAAAGTCCATTTCCTTAGCCGCACCGGACTCGACCTTGCTTTCCTGTACGTAAGCGCCTCCAACACCCAGAATGGTGCGGATTTGCTTCTCAGCCCGTTCTAGAGCTTTATCAATGTGAATGACAATGTCACCCCTAGGCTCAGCCCACTCAAACTTGTCTAGCTCCAGAACATACTGCAGGCCAGTAGGGATTGAGTTATCACCGTCGCCTACGAACGTGTTGGGTAGGTCACCATCGGGGGTCTGGATGGGTTTGTAGGTGCGCTGCAGGTATGCCGCAGTCAGCAGGTCGTATCTGTGACATTCCAGCCGCAATGACTCTTCTGCTTTGCTGACGGCCTGATCGCTACTCCATTTATCGTCAGGCAGTTCCAGGCGTGTAACAGGCAGTGCGCCGAAGCCATGCTGAACCAAACTGGTGAGAGGGATGGTTTGCTCAGGCTGACCTGTAGGAGGTAGAGGTTTGCCTTGTGCGTCTAGCAGCTCAACGATGCGACCATTGCTACCCAACTTGACATAACTCTCGTAGCGGGCAATGTACTGACCATCAATAAATGTCCAGCGGGCCTGCTTCAGCGGGGGTGCCAATGGATTGCTAGTGTCGTCAATGATCTGAAAGACCTTGAGCCAGGTTAGTTTACCTTCGATCTCACCCCAGTTAGTTATTTGGACGGCAGGGTACAAGACGACATGAGGAGTAAGACCAAGTGCTTCTTCCTGTGCGCGATTAAGCGGCGTGACCGGGCTCTTAGGCTTGTCAACATGACAGTAGACAACCTTATACTTCAGTGCCTCAGCGAATAGTTGCTCTACCAGCTGAATCTCTGTACGCCCTTGGCCGTTGTTATTCTCACGGAAGGATTGCCAGAAGATGTCAGCAGCAGGGGGTACATTGCTGAGGTGTACGGTGCCATTGGTAATCTTGCTGGCTAGCTGAGAGAGTGCCCCACCCAGCACATTGCTGTAGGAGAATTTGTCTAGCCGGGTCTCATAGATGGCATCCTCTTCACCAGGCCGCTGCTTAAGGAACTCAGGGAGTCTATCTCGGAGCCGCCAACCCCCAGCTGTGAGGAGGTAGATGCGCTCCAGGTGCGACTTCATGGCCGTGTAGGTAGGGTGCTCAGCCTGAAGCAGCTTGAGGGTGAGGCGGGTGGGGTATGTCATGTTTTAAGCGGTAAAGAAACTGTGAGCCAATGCCGCTCATATAGCGTGTCAACTAGGTAGGGCTTAGACTGTTTGGCAGTCACCAGGCAACTGCGATGAAGATCGAGTTCGTGAACGATTGGACAAAGACGTACATGGCTAGAAAGGGGCCGTCGAAGGTATTCGGTTTTGATGTTGATACCCGCGAAAGTCTCGATTCAGGTCAGGCAACTGAACACTTCGACAAAATTTGGGAAGATAGCCTGTCAAGCTTGGTAAAACATGGTTTGCCTTGTAGTCCTGAATCAGTTCGGATGCGTTTATCAGAATCAGCCAGTGGCAGAGTCAAAGACTCTTGTGAGCATCGAGAAATTAAGGTGAACGGTTGTCTGTTTATCGCACAGCTACGAACATCGAATGAGTGTGACGAGTTGTGGTATGTCTCCTCGTCAAGCCCTGACCCACGAACCCTTTACATCACCTTTGATACTGTCGTTGAGCGAAAGGCATTTGAGAAAATCGCGGACAGTTTAGGACTTGACGACAAGGAACTAGGTCTAGAGCTTGTTCGAGATTTCATGAACAAGTTTCGTAACCGTAAGCTTCCCTAATGGTCCTACGCAGCTAGAACGTGGTCGCCGTGTTTGTATTCGATGGTGCCGATGCAATACGCAGCAGCATCAATAGGGTGGTCGTCCTGCCCATCGGCGGGTTTATTCAGCAGATTGCCGTCCTTGTCCTTAGCACGGTGGTACGAGGCGAACACATCGTATAGGTGCCGTGTCTTCTCAGTCAGGTACAGTCTGTTCTGGTAGAAGAGCGAGTTGATGATGGTTGCCCGCTCCATCACCCCAGGCTTGGATCGCTGTACCCGAACGGCCCGCTGTAGACCGGGTAAGTTATATGACTTGCCGTAGCGGCGGAATGACATCACGGAGGCGGGGCGATCGTCGGGTAGATAGGCTCGGTAAATGCTGTACTGGCGGCACAGCTTAGCAGCGGTATCCAGCAGGTGAGCTTCAGTAACTGGCTCCTCTGAGCGATTCTGCCAGTGGTCTAGGAGGTAGTAGGCACCCTGGTGGGTTAAGCCAATGACAACTAGAGCGGGGTTAATATCACCCCAGTCCAGGCCGAGGTACACACCTCTGAAAGCTTCAGGGGCGTTGACGATATGGCGTGGCTGTAGCTGGTCGAAGATTTGACCATCGAAGTCTTCCCAACTCGCCTCAAACTCCTGCCTGTAAACCTTGGGTGGCAGCTCTTGCTCAGCACGCTGCAGGTTTTCCCTAGGGAAGAAGGGGTTATCAGCAGTGATGAAGTGGAAGTAATCCCAACCCAGAGTGGCAATTGCCTGCTCATGGAGCTTGTAAAAGTGTGTGTTTCTACCCTTAGGTGTACCGATGACCAGGCTCTCCCAGTCAGCGTTACGTGCCAGGGCCGGGAAGATAATCTCAGGCCATACCAGAGGGCTGAAGTCCTGATATTCGTCTAGCCCTGCCCAGATAAGGTTGAGACCACGCAAGCGATCCCCGCCATTATCAGCACCTCGTAGGATAAGGTCGGGTCTGTTGCCCTTGAACTTAATCCTGAAGTCTGACCTGTTGATATCAGCAACGAGCGGGCATTGCTCAAGTATGTTTAGCAGAGGTTGCCAGTGGATGCCGCGACACATCTTTAATGTGGGCATCAGAATGGCTGCGACCTGGGGGCTTACCGGGTCGATTGTGCCCTGGTAACTAAGGCACTTAGCTATACCTGTTGTAAGGAGTAGGCGGGATTTGCCCAGACCGCGACCAGCGACTACAACCTTAGCCCTGGCACGACTGCTGAACACCCGCATCTGGGCTTTATGCAGGTCGAGTCGTAATTGCATTTATACGCACAACAAAAAACCCCCAACCAGTAAGGGCGGGGGTTCAGAATTAGGAGCACATACAGATGACTTACTTCATCCTTAATTAGATCACGGGCAACATTAACCAAGGTGTGCAAATAAGCAGCTGACCTCGATACCTACTCCGCTGCGTTATCATCCTCGGAATCGGGGTCAGCCAATCCAATAATCAATTCAAATTTCTGTTCCGGCTCAGTCGAACCTAATACACGGTCTAGCAACCATTTATCAGGGATGATACTCTCTCGCTCTTCTTTAATCACAACGCCTTGAGCACCCAAGGTCTGCTTCACCTTGTAAGCAGTACCAGTGAGTACCTGGTCTATCCATGCCTCAGCCTGTAGACGACGCTGAGCGAGCTTATCAACTACTCTATTGACTTCTACATCCTGTGTGCCTTCCCACCCTTTACGAGCCTCAGCAACAGCTGCAGCAAACTCAGGGTGATCTTTGTACCAGCGGTAATACGTGGACTTACTACAGCCTATGATGATGATGACTTCATCGTCAGCCGCACCCTCTTTGACCAACCGGCAGACCCTATCCACGATTTGTTGGCTGTAGCGTACTTGCTTAGCCTTCTTGCGTGCCATGTCTCATTCAGGTCCTAATTGAGTCCGATTCGAGTACGACTTGTCCGTTATAGTCCCAAAAAGGAGCCGAAGCCTGATTCTATCAAGCTCCGGCGTCCACCAAAACCAAAGGAGATTTATATGCCTCTACTTATATAGAGGCGTGCAGTTTCTAGAGTAGCTTGTGCACCACCTCAGCTAAGGCGTTGATGGCATCTACGATTAGGTAACTTTGGTAGTCATCTAGGCGCATGCCGCGAGGGAGCCACTTACTCAGTAGGTTGTTGGCCTTGGAGCTATCGCAGTAGTAACTCAGCAGGACAGCCCGGTGTTCCAGAGGCAGCTGTTTGATTGAATCAGTCATCGTCTCATCATCTAAGACAGACAACAGAGGCTTACCCGATATAAGTTGGTTGGCTTCTTTGTAGAGATTTACTAGGTACTTGTCATCTACAAAGTTGAGCCGCCCCTCGAAGTATAGTTCTAGGGCCTCTTCCAGCTCGTGTAAGTTGATGTAGGGGCACTGACGGGGCGCGACTGCCTCAACATATAGAAAAGCTTCTTCAGGTCTGATGGTGGTGTCTAGCACGCTTGAACCTCCCAGAAAAGATCTCTCATGTCACCTGCGTGCCCACACTCAGCCTGAGTAAGCTCGTTCAACTTTCGCTCGCTCAGGATTGTGCGGGTGCTTTTAAGTTCGGCCTCGATGATGCTGTTTAGGTTTGACGTGAACCAGGTAGCGATTTGCTCTTTGTACCTGGAGTGAAGGTTCTTGGTGTTTAGGTACTGCCTAATCATCAGGAAAAGACCCCGGCGTGCCAGTGTGGCGTACTCAGGATGAATCTGACTCTTGAATCGATATCGTAGAGCACTAAAGGTGATACCTGCGCGGCGAGCAAGTTGGCGCAGGGAGGAACCTCTTATGTAAGCGATAAAGAGTTTAATGGTGGCATCGCGCCGTTCTTGCTGCTTAGCAGTCATCTCAGGGGTTTCTACTACTCTTGATTCTTGTAGTTTCCCAAAACTAAAGGTATTAGATGTGCGCTAATTACAGACACTAAAAAGCCCTGACTATATAGTCAGGGCTTAAAAAGCTCTCTACTTATCTAGCTTTTTGCAGCTTCTAGTGCATCTAGTTCTACGTTGAGCTGGTCAATCTTTGCTTGGTTCAACCTAACCTTACCTGCCAACACCAGCGTGTTCAAACCTTGGACGATGGCATAAATTTGCTGTGCGGTTTTGGTGGATTGCATTGTTCTGTCTCCTCTTTTTGTCTCTATACATAGAGTACTACAAGCAACAGGACAAAATCTGTTCATTTGCAAACTGAGGGTTTGCAGATGTCGCTTCTAACTGCACACATGTAGATCTTTTTTTCTGCGATACTAAGAGAGTAAAGCAAGTAAGAGACTCGCAATGGCTAAGTGGAAGTTAAGGCAAACTCTGGCAGATAGAAAGGTTTCAGTGACTCAGTTGGCAATTCACTTAGGTCGGTCGCGCACGACAGTAAGCAACTGGGCTAACTCAGACGAGATTCCAAGCGCTAGAGGCTTCAACGAGATGCTGGATAAGATTTGCGAGATTCTGAAATGTACGCCCGCAGATTTGATTGAGTCTAGCCCAGATAAGAAGGATTAAACGCTACAGCAAACCCCAGACCCGTAAGCGGCATTCGGGCACCACAAAAGGGAGAAGAATCAAGCCAAAAAACAAAAGGGGCATCGACATGTCAAGCGCACAAAGCCAAGAAATGCAAATACGCCAGATTGTTAGGGAGACCCTGCAAATGGCAACAGTGGTCGCCACCAAGAACGGGGCAGAGATATTCAAGATGGTTGCCCGCGCTGGCCTGCCTTTCACCATCGAAGAGCTGCAGCCGATTCACAAAGAGCTAGAGAAGAGGATGGGCGAGGGCTGCAAGGTGACTTATGAGTTCGAGACCTCCACACAGTTAGATAACTAATCTGCACAGAAAGAGAGGTCTAGTTTTCCGCAGTATGAGGAGGTTGGTTGGGAGCCAACCCCTCAGAGGTCAAAACAAAACCGCCACCTTTGGGAGAAGCAGCGGTTTAACAAATATTCGGATTTGGGACTCTAATTCAAATCCAAGAGCAAAGACAAAGAACACAGAACCAAGGTGCTTAACGTGCCTAGCACATCCAACACGTCTAACACATCTAACACATCTAACACTCCTAATACTACCATGAATCAGATTGCGGCGACAGCTGAAAACGACGCTAAAGTGGCCAACTCGGAAAAGGTGTGTAAAACCTTAGATGAGATTTTTGCAAAGTTGCCTACTAAGACACAGAAGCAGATTAATAAACAGCTTGACTACTTGTATCATCGGCCTCTGGCTTATGACCTAAGAAAAGCGCTTAGAAAGAGAGGCCAGGAGGAGCTAGCAGCTAACAAATGGTTTGTGTGCACTGCATTCGCTCTAATGAAGGTAGTGGATGTGAATTACCGTCAGCGCAGTGGCGATATTTACTTTTCCGAGATTCCTACGAAAATTATCTGCAGCCAGCTAACAGGCACTCATGCAGACGAATATGATAAAAAAAGTGATCTCAGGAGCTTGATGGGTGCCATTAGCCGTGAGATACTACCCGCTTTAGAACGTGAGGGGCTAATCGAGGTAAGGGACTACATTAGCAAGGTAGTCTGCCGGGGCTTTGACGTAAGCGGAGCCCATACTTTAATCGATAAAGTGGTGTATGCCATCGCAGTGGAGCAGACTGATCACGATATGGGTCCCGACGCGCACATTCTCCTAGCGCCTGAAGAATGCCCACCAACAGGTGTTGGTCGTAAGCCAGCACCTAATAGTGATACTTGGGCGCGTGAAAAAAGCCGCTTAGCAAAAGAAACACTCGGCACCATAGAATACCTTAGAAACTGCACGTTTACGTTTGAGGCTGACCTATACAAGCGTATGGGACATAGGTGGATTGAGGAATTCGTAACGCTAACCAGCCATAGGGACCAAACCGAGCGGAACAGGGCAAAAAAGGTATCCATTCGCTCTGCCCTAGGTGGGCTGGACGTAACTATGTACAGCCCACAATATCACGCTACTTGGCACCTACAAGGGCCTGGGCGGATACACACAATAGGAGGGCCACTCAACCTGTCTAAGGAGCTACGCTGGCTGCTTATTGGCCCAAGCAATGACAATAATGTGATGCTAGAGTTGGATCTCAAATGCGCTCAGCTCATCATCTTGTGCAAGCTTTTAGGATGTGACGAATTGCTGGAGAAGATTAAGTCAATCATTCACAATGGCGGTTCTATCTGGAAGCATATCTGTCCAAAGGATTACGATGTTCCCAAGCGTGCACTTAAGGTGATTGTCTACTCACTCTGCTTTGGAGCAAGACTTAAAAATCTCCGCCTCCTTGCAAACGGAGAGTTGGAGAAGCATGACACAACATTTAGGTTTACCCAAGAACAAATAGACGCTATTCAAGATGGCTTTCTCAAACCGTTAGTGGAGGCGCGCGAGAAGTGGCTGCGTCAGTACAAAGTTAAAAATCTGATTGATGACAAGAACAAATGTAATACTCCTGTCATCATCAAGAACAAGCTGGGCCGTCCATTTCACCTCAAGAAAGAGGCAAAAGAATACTATGCCAAATACATGGAAGATAAGGCTAGGTATGAAGACTACCGCAAGGCACAGAAAGGCAAGGTTAGTAAGAAGCGCCCAAGTCTCAACAACATGAAAATCGCTGGCAAGGCGCTGGCACACATGGCTCAAGGCTGGGAGCAGTGGATTATGCAGAGCTTTATATCTGGCCCTGCTATGCGGGAAAACATCGTCTCATTCCAGTACGACGGTTTGACTGTAGAGGTTCACCCAGATTCTATGGATGAAGTAATGCAGAGATATCAGGGCTGGCTGAAAGAGTTCGACCCCGACCAAATGTTCGAATTTATTCCCATACGTTTCAGACAAAACAAGCTGCTAACGTATCACTTAGAGCGGGTCATACCCCTGACGCTATCGAATAACTGGGAAATATTCAACCATAATGACTCCCACGTCCTATACGCTCACTAAGTCCCCCCCCCTCTTACATACATCACAACGACCTATCGCTATTAGGTCGTTTTTTTTCACCATCCCTTCTCCCCTCCCTTCTCCCCTCCCTCCTCTCCTCCCACCTTCTCCCCTCTCTCCTTCCTCCATCTCCCTCCCCCTCTCCTCCTCCTCTCTTCATCTCCCCCTTCCTCCCCCTCCTTCACCCTCCCCACCCATCCTCCTCCTACTCTCTCTCTCTCCCCTCCTACTTCCCTCCTTCTTCCTCTTCCTTCATCTCTCTCTACTTCCTCCTTCCTCCTCTTCTTCCTCTCTCCCCTTCTTCTCTCCTCTACTTCTCCCTCTTCTCTCTCTCCCTCTATCCTCCTTTTCCCTCCCCTCCCCTCCCCTCTCTTCCTCTCCCTCCCTCCCGTATCCTCTATCCCTTATATGACTCTATTAGAGTTCTATGTAACCTATATATATCAAGGCTTTGAGGGTCCTAAAAAAACCCCGCACTTTTTTCAAAAGCTACTTAAATATGGCCGCGCCCTGCACCCCACGCAGGCGGGCAGCTACACACGCACGCAACTAAGACGGGAGAAGACGGGGGGAAGAGGGAGAGGCCAGACAAGGAAAACAGAACAGACACATCAACGCTGAACATTGTCGAGAAAGATGAATAGCCTTTCTTCTACATGATTTCCCTATGGGATGCCTGGAGCAAGCCGCTGAAGCCTCAATATCATCATCAAGTACTTTTTTTACTACTAGCTTCTATGCACTGCTCCTTAATTTTTGGAGGCAAATCCCCAAAACGCCGAGTGACTTCTTGATTTATGTCAATTCTTTGAGTGACCCCACATTCTATAAGGTGAAGCAAAGAGAGAATTGTCCAGCAAGTCAACTTACACATTTCCGCGAGTTCAGCTTTGCTCACTCCATTTCTTAGGCCGTCATGTACTAAGTCCCCCCGTTTTTGATAAAGCATGCAAACCGACCGGTATACAGCAAGAATCTTGTCATCACCTTTAATAAAACTGTATCCTCCTAAATCAGTTAACAGTATGGAAACGCCTCTCGCAATGATAAAAGTCCTGGATTTCTTCCCAGGGTAATATTTCTTAGGAAATACACATTCTAAAGCTGTCCAAAACTTAAAGAAGGAGGCATCAGAATTGAAATCATTTTGTGCTTCACCCACCCAGTTGATTGCTTTCATTACACAATCTTCTACCTCTTTTCTCTCTATATTGTTGAGAAGCTGGGTAATCAAGTTATAGTAAGCACCTTCTTCTAATTGACTAATCCTGTGCTCATCCAGTAGAAAATGTTGCCCTCGGATGTTTGTTCTTTTAGGTCCCCAATGAAAAGATAATCTGTTGTTGTCATGTTCTTTGACTAAGAAACAACCTGCATCGACAAACGCTTCGGAGCTAAGAGTAATTCTTGGAACATCCTCATCATGGATACTTGCATGAGAATAAAGGCAAATGACGTATCTTAAATAATTTATAGTTTCTTCGATTCTGAACCGGGCAAATTTTTGTGAGAATATTTCATCGCCAACCCATGAGCACTTAATGCATGTCCTCCCCAAAAAACCCTTCTCTAGATATCCTCTATACACTTTCTCATTTTCCTCTGTCACTTTTTGATCTTGGGCAAGAAGATGATTTATTTCATCTAAATCAAATTCAAATATTTGAATAGCTCCCAAGTCAATTCTTATTCCTTTTCGGACGATTAATCCATTAATGGGGAAGTAATATGAGTAGTTTTTTATGCTCGAAAAGATTCGATTAAGTATAGAAGCTTCAATATCGTCGTACAATAAATCCTTCTTAGATTCTGCAGGCGATAAAACTTTGGTCTTTATTTCATCCCTAATTGATTTATAAATATTGTCAAAGCTCGAAGATCTGTTCGCCTCAGGAATCGCTGACAAAATAGACGCCATGTCTCTGATTCCTTTCTTAGAAGCATCATTAAAGTAAAAAGTTTCTCCAGGGCTGATTTCTATTTGCCTTTCAATGATTTCTACAAGGTCACTACTTCTTAGCTCTTCGGGATCCCTGAAGTAGTTTTGTGGTCTTGACAAAGTATCATTCCAGATTCGTTTCAGTTCCTGCCTTTTTTCGTTATCGGGAAGATTGTTTTTCATGTAAAGAGCCTGCTTTAACACGCACACATTTGCCTACCTTACCCGTGCAAATATAGAGCATAACCAAGGAGATTCCTATGAAACCTGTGAGCAGCGTCAAATATATTCCAGTCATCC
Protein-coding regions in this window:
- a CDS encoding HEPN domain-containing protein — its product is MKNNLPDNEKRQELKRIWNDTLSRPQNYFRDPEELRSSDLVEIIERQIEISPGETFYFNDASKKGIRDMASILSAIPEANRSSSFDNIYKSIRDEIKTKVLSPAESKKDLLYDDIEASILNRIFSSIKNYSYYFPINGLIVRKGIRIDLGAIQIFEFDLDEINHLLAQDQKVTEENEKVYRGYLEKGFLGRTCIKCSWVGDEIFSQKFARFRIEETINYLRYVICLYSHASIHDEDVPRITLSSEAFVDAGCFLVKEHDNNRLSFHWGPKRTNIRGQHFLLDEHRISQLEEGAYYNLITQLLNNIERKEVEDCVMKAINWVGEAQNDFNSDASFFKFWTALECVFPKKYYPGKKSRTFIIARGVSILLTDLGGYSFIKGDDKILAVYRSVCMLYQKRGDLVHDGLRNGVSKAELAEMCKLTCWTILSLLHLIECGVTQRIDINQEVTRRFGDLPPKIKEQCIEASSKKST